From Sphingomonas sp. Leaf357, the proteins below share one genomic window:
- a CDS encoding EAL domain-containing protein, producing MTDILNFAALRRHLGCSRADQLVVDVSDRIAAVLPSARVTIVGRSVLELTFEGDTIDDLDAALVLLNDEFGAPFDLDGEAHQLKMLFAAAAAPVGNTEDVRLAEEAEAAMEQARIDQRTVVRDLSAGTPAFDRLTLSRELGPALANREMFLQYQPKVHVRRQEISSAEALVRWQHPTRGLVLPGDFITLAEEIGEIGPLTLWTLDQVIADQKVLAAEGHDLTIFINISGQLLAERDFVQAACAMVTDGGAKIGFEITETAVIRDPEIAIRHLQQFADVGIVIAIDDYGAGLSSLAYLKQLPARELKIDKMFVLQLTSSNRDPLIVRSTIDLAHALEMEVTAEGVETQAAMALLTVMGCDMVQGYLISRPISFDAFRHYLRDDKLKAAHHQGGSLFSRPASFWKSA from the coding sequence ATGACCGACATCCTGAATTTCGCGGCGCTGCGCCGTCACCTGGGATGTTCGCGGGCCGACCAGTTGGTGGTCGATGTCAGCGATCGCATCGCCGCAGTGTTGCCGAGCGCGCGGGTGACGATCGTGGGACGGTCCGTGCTGGAACTGACGTTCGAGGGCGACACGATCGACGATCTCGATGCGGCGCTGGTCCTGCTCAACGACGAGTTCGGCGCGCCGTTCGATCTGGACGGCGAGGCGCATCAACTGAAGATGCTGTTCGCCGCCGCGGCAGCACCGGTCGGCAATACCGAGGATGTCCGGCTTGCCGAGGAGGCCGAAGCCGCGATGGAGCAGGCGCGGATCGATCAGCGCACGGTGGTGCGCGATCTGTCGGCCGGAACGCCCGCGTTCGACCGGCTGACACTGTCGCGCGAACTCGGGCCCGCGCTCGCCAATCGCGAGATGTTCCTGCAATATCAGCCCAAGGTGCACGTGCGCCGGCAGGAGATTTCCAGTGCCGAGGCCCTGGTGCGGTGGCAGCACCCGACGCGCGGGCTGGTCCTGCCGGGCGATTTCATCACTCTGGCCGAAGAGATCGGCGAGATCGGGCCGCTGACCTTGTGGACGCTCGATCAGGTGATCGCCGACCAGAAGGTGCTGGCCGCCGAGGGCCATGACCTGACGATCTTCATCAACATTTCCGGGCAGTTGCTCGCCGAGCGCGATTTCGTGCAGGCGGCCTGCGCCATGGTGACGGACGGAGGCGCTAAGATCGGCTTCGAGATCACCGAAACGGCGGTGATCCGCGATCCCGAAATCGCCATCCGCCACCTTCAGCAATTTGCCGATGTCGGCATCGTCATCGCGATCGACGATTACGGCGCGGGCCTGTCGTCGCTCGCGTATCTCAAGCAATTGCCGGCGCGCGAACTGAAGATCGACAAGATGTTCGTGCTTCAACTGACCAGCAGCAATCGCGATCCGCTGATCGTGCGATCGACGATCGACCTGGCGCACGCGCTGGAGATGGAAGTGACCGCCGAGGGGGTCGAGACGCAGGCGGCGATGGCGCTGCTGACCGTGATGGGCTGCGACATGGTGCAGGGCTATCTGATCAGCCGGCCGATCTCGTTCGATGCTTTCCGTCATTATCTGCGCGACGACAAGCTGAAGGCGGCGCATCACCAGGGCGGGTCGCTGTTCAGCCGCCCGGCGAGCTTCTGGAAGAGCGCCTGA
- the argE gene encoding acetylornithine deacetylase translates to MTPDDLTASALGHLERLIAFDTTSRDSNLRLIEYVEHVLAPLGVNATRVFNEDRSKANLYATLGPSVPGGVVLSGHTDVVPVDGQPWTSDPFTLTRRGDRLFGRGTCDMKAFLALALAGAPAFLSGARPVHLAFSYDEEVGCLGAPSMIRELVRDLPPPAAVVVGEPTNMEVVSGHKGISTWRVTVSGHEAHSSLTHLGVSANMVAVRLMARLADLADALALKADAHSAFCPRHATLTIGQVNGGTAVNILARECMFVFDLRVLPGMDPDAIVAPFIAACAAEGARIGPLFEGAGVEVVRRSQTPSFAPEPDGAAELLVRRLTGDNGPARVVAYASEAGQFQGGGFSVVICGPGSIEQAHQADEYLEVAQLERGATFMARLAEAQR, encoded by the coding sequence ATGACGCCGGATGATCTTACCGCCAGCGCGCTCGGCCATCTCGAGCGGCTGATCGCGTTCGATACGACGTCTCGCGATTCGAACCTCAGGCTGATCGAATATGTCGAGCATGTGCTGGCACCGCTCGGCGTCAACGCGACACGGGTGTTCAACGAGGATCGCTCCAAGGCCAATCTGTACGCGACACTCGGGCCTAGCGTGCCGGGGGGCGTGGTGCTTTCGGGGCATACCGATGTCGTGCCGGTCGATGGCCAGCCCTGGACGAGCGACCCTTTCACGCTGACGCGCCGGGGCGATCGGCTGTTCGGACGCGGGACGTGCGACATGAAGGCGTTCCTCGCGCTCGCTTTGGCGGGTGCGCCGGCGTTCTTGAGCGGTGCGCGGCCGGTGCATCTGGCCTTTTCCTATGACGAGGAGGTCGGCTGTCTCGGCGCGCCGAGCATGATCCGCGAACTGGTGCGGGATCTGCCCCCGCCCGCCGCCGTGGTGGTGGGCGAGCCGACCAATATGGAGGTGGTGAGCGGGCACAAAGGCATCTCGACCTGGCGCGTGACGGTGAGCGGGCATGAGGCGCATTCGAGCCTGACGCACCTCGGCGTGTCGGCGAACATGGTTGCGGTGCGGCTAATGGCGCGGCTGGCCGATCTGGCGGATGCGCTGGCACTGAAGGCCGATGCGCATTCGGCGTTCTGCCCGCGACATGCGACGTTGACGATCGGTCAGGTCAATGGCGGGACGGCGGTGAACATCCTGGCGCGCGAGTGCATGTTCGTCTTCGATCTGCGCGTGCTGCCGGGGATGGACCCGGACGCGATCGTCGCGCCGTTCATTGCGGCGTGCGCAGCGGAAGGCGCACGGATCGGGCCGCTGTTCGAGGGTGCCGGGGTGGAGGTGGTACGACGATCGCAGACGCCGAGCTTCGCGCCGGAGCCCGATGGGGCAGCCGAGCTGCTGGTGCGGCGGTTGACCGGCGACAACGGGCCGGCGCGCGTGGTGGCCTATGCCTCGGAGGCCGGACAGTTCCAGGGCGGCGGTTTCTCGGTGGTGATCTGCGGGCCCGGCTCGATCGAGCAGGCGCATCAGGCGGACGAGTATCTGGAGGTTGCGCAGCTGGAACGCGGCGCGACGTTCATGGCGCGGCTGGCAGAGGCACAGCGATAG